One Sinorhizobium mexicanum genomic region harbors:
- a CDS encoding DUF72 domain-containing protein has product MTQSGKIRVGIGGWTFEPWEGTFYPSDLPKKRQLEFAGKELRTIEINGTYYSSQKPETFARWAAEVPDDFIFSLKASRFVTNRKILAEAGESMGRFLTQGLTELGEHLGPILWQFAPTKKFEPDDFEGFLKLLPEKQDGLKLRHVVEVRSPSFQTPDFIGLLNKYKVAVVLAEHADYPMIADVTADFVYARLQIGSDDIKTCYPPKDLDLWAERLKTFAAGGEPEGLEKSAPDRNADKQSRDVFAFFITSGKINAPNGARELQKRVG; this is encoded by the coding sequence ATGACACAATCCGGGAAAATCCGCGTCGGCATCGGCGGCTGGACCTTCGAGCCCTGGGAAGGCACCTTCTACCCTTCCGACCTGCCGAAGAAGCGCCAGCTCGAATTCGCCGGCAAGGAACTGCGGACGATCGAGATCAACGGTACCTATTACAGCTCGCAGAAGCCGGAAACCTTTGCCCGGTGGGCGGCGGAAGTCCCGGACGATTTTATCTTCTCGCTGAAAGCCAGCCGCTTCGTGACGAATCGCAAGATTCTCGCCGAAGCCGGTGAATCGATGGGGAGATTCCTGACCCAGGGCCTGACGGAACTGGGCGAGCACCTCGGCCCTATCCTTTGGCAGTTCGCGCCAACCAAGAAATTCGAGCCGGACGATTTCGAAGGATTTCTCAAGCTCCTTCCGGAAAAGCAGGATGGGCTGAAGCTTCGCCATGTGGTCGAGGTCCGCAGTCCGTCCTTTCAAACGCCCGACTTCATCGGACTCCTGAACAAATACAAGGTGGCGGTCGTGCTCGCCGAACATGCGGACTATCCGATGATCGCCGACGTCACCGCGGACTTCGTCTATGCGCGACTGCAGATCGGCAGCGATGACATAAAGACCTGTTATCCGCCAAAGGACCTGGATCTCTGGGCCGAACGGCTGAAAACCTTTGCGGCGGGCGGCGAGCCGGAAGGGCTCGAGAAGAGTGCGCCGGACCGCAACGCAGACAAGCAGTCCCGCGACGTTTTTGCCTTCTTCATAACCTCGGGCAAGATCAACGCGCCGAATGGTGCACGAGAACTGCAGAAGCGGGTGGGTTAG